A portion of the Musa acuminata AAA Group cultivar baxijiao chromosome BXJ1-1, Cavendish_Baxijiao_AAA, whole genome shotgun sequence genome contains these proteins:
- the LOC135674310 gene encoding sulfhydryl oxidase 1-like isoform X6, giving the protein MLLWGPSVKFVAGKWDPKQEKSEIQSIDDGRTADRLLNWINKKMGSSFSFDDERYENENTLPTNVSDPEQIARAIYDVEEATALAFEIIIQHKMIKSSTQAPLIKFFQILATHHPSKRCRRGIAEILLNFDDLWPSGPLSISSEEAPILQEQDVLKSYSICGKEVPRHYWLNFELHLVNHNKPEKKLTIFCRGSKNDTRGFRCLQLVSILIAVLCCGLWVLFHSLSVRVGDGESQSVFTAICDFIQNFFVCDDCRRHFHEMSSSVSVPFNRTRDLSMWLWRAHNKVNERLNKEEKALGTGDPRFPKIIWPPKQLCRPCYVSSSRKRRSNMKIYWNEDEVYKFLVRYYGRTLASSHNDATLSGKYDESYDITTSTNAVAVPVGAALAIAVASCTFGALACFWRAQQKNRKYTHQLHSFKDI; this is encoded by the exons ATGTTATTGTGGGGTCCTTCAGTTAAATTTGTGGCTGGTAAATGGGACCCTAAGCAAGAGAAAAGTGAgatacaatcaattgatgatggacggACTGCAGATCGACTACTCAATTGGATAAACAAAAAAATGGGCAG TTCATTTAGCTTTGATGATGAAAGATATGAAAATGAAAACACACTTCCAACAAATGTCTCTGATCCTGAACAG ATTGCACGAGCAATTTATGATGTTGAGGAAGCAACAGCCTTAGCTTTCGAGATAATCATACAACACAAA ATGATCAAGTCAAGTACTCAAGCACCACTGATAaaattttttcagattttggcaACACATCATCCTTCAAAAAG GTGTCGGAGAGGAATTGCTGAGATACTTCTCAACTTCGATGACCTGTGGCCTTCCGGTCCACTCTCAATCAGTTCAGAAGAGGCTCCCATATTACAGGAACAGGACGTACTTAAATCCTATTCAATCTGTGGCAAGGAGGTTCCTCGTCATTATTGG CTTAATTTTGAACTGCACTTGGTGAATCATAATAAACCAGAGAAGAAATTAACT ATATTTTGCCGTGGGAGCAAAAACGATACGAGAGGCTTCAGGTGCTTGCAACTTGTATCCATTTTGATTGCTGTACTATG CTGTGGCCTATGGGTTCTGTTCCACTCCCTGTCTGTCAGGGTTGGAGATGGAGAGAGCCAATCGGTTTTCACAGCAATATGTGATTTTATCCAGAACTTTTTTGTCTGCGACGACTGCCGTAGGCATTTTCATGAGATGTCTTCAAG TGTCTCAGTACCATTTAACAGAACTCGCGACCTGAGCATGTGGCTATGGAGGGCACATAATAAAGTCAACGAGAGACTCAACAAAGAGGAAAAGGCATTAGGCACAGGTGATCCACGATTTCCGAAGATCATATGGCCCCCGAAGCAGCTCTGTCGGCCGTGTTATGTATCTTCAAGCAGGAAAAGACGCAGCAACATGAAAATATATTGGAATGAGGATGAGGTGTACAAATTTCTGGTCAGATATTACGGGAGGACCCTTGCATCTTCTCACAACGATGCAACTTTGAGTGGCAAGTACGATGAATCCTACGACATCACCACCTCAACTAATGCAGTTGCGGTACCCGTTGGGGCTGCATTGGCCATCGCGGTTGCTAGCTGTACATTTGGAGCATTAGCTTGCTTTTGGAGAGCCCAGCAGAAGAATAGGAAGTACACACACCAACTTCATtctttcaaggatatatga
- the LOC103990130 gene encoding ARF guanine-nucleotide exchange factor GNL2: protein MTDMEKSSVVSRVPRRREIGISCMLNAEVGAVLAVMRRPHDPGVASPDEAANPHLLHSLKALRSLLFHPRQLGEWRATDPSVYLSPFLDVVQSDDVPAAATGVALSTVLKVLKLDVFDEHTPGARDAIHSIVFAVTNCRLENTDSASEDAVLMRVLQVLTAVMRTRASVLLTDHAVCTLVNTCFQVVQQSAHRGDLLQRSARHAMHELVQAIFVRLPDVRVTVERPEAEDEVATTGSYGARCMVDIFHFLCSLLNVGEVIDYADSVGSISSDEDVQLFALVLINSTIELGGEAIGKHPKLLRIIQDDLFHHLIHYATHTSPLVLSMICSTVLHLYNFLRRCLRLQLEALFTYVMLRIAAGSNGAQLQEVAVEGITSFCHQPNFVIETYVNYDCDPLRHNVLEEAARLLCKIAFPVGTPMSPLQIQAFGGIVTIITTIADNIEVDQAPDREAYNIDVSDYKPFWVEKCDNSDNSDTWVEFVRMRKLKKKKILIAANHYNRDDKKGLDFLKLSKLVPSPPEPKSLAYFFRFTPGLDKNKIGDFLGDPDEFNIQVLNEFTGTFDFTGVILDIALRSYLETFRLPGESQKIQRILEAFSDRFYEQQSSEIFASKDAVFILCYSLIMLNTDQHNPQVKKKMTEEEFIRNNRAINGGMDLPRDYLSELFHSISTNAITLFGTAGTPTEMSSAHWDDLIKRSRTVEPFITCDYKHKLSREVFVAISGPSVATLAAIFEQTDDEDILHESLDGLISVARIARYGLEDILDELLSCFCKLTNLLNPYATAEETLLTFSNELKPRMATLALFTIANKFGESIRGAWKNMIDCLLKLKRLKLLPQSVIEPDTALAADSKAQTHAKSESGVIFPASHRGAGSNRSVSGLIGRFSQFLSLDNSNDSMISFGSELENNLKIIQQCQIGDIFSKSSKLPDESLQNMGRALIFAAAGKGQKFSTPVEEEEIVGFCWDLLVTIASVNLHRFSAFWPQFHESFAIVSQFPLFSPCPFAEKAIVGLFKIAVKLTASPSRLDKLPEELIFKSINLMWKLDKEILDTCCESIAESTMQILNEHGKNVQTVFGWKTLLHLLTVAGRHPETFDQGVEALVKLMSEGTHITRYNYPYCIEAAFGFAALKISPLDKSSRILSLMADTVNLLIQWHKSGYSDPGSTNSSLSDDGQKAGGSAGNLGANLFMKLVEALRKTSLVRREEIRNQAVAELRKCFAAAEELDFSPANCLACFNLVIFAMVDDLHEKMLEYSRRENSEREMRSMEGTLKVAMEMLVEVYLEFLIPLSQSTGFRSFWLGMLRRMDTCMKADLGDHVGVLQELVPVLLKKMIVEMKEKEVLVQEDGNELWDITNIQIQWIAPSVKDELFPEE, encoded by the exons ATGACCGACATGGAGAAGAGCTCGGTCGTAAGCCGTGTGCCGCGGCGGCGGGAGATCGGCATCTCCTGCATGCTCAACGCGGAGGTGGGCGCCGTCCTGGCGGTGATGCGCCGCCCGCACGACCCGGGCGTCGCCTCCCCGGACGAAGCCGCCAATCCCCACCTTCTCCACTCCCTCAAGGCCCTCCGCTCCCTGCTGTTCCACCCCCGCCAGCTCGGCGAGTGGCGCGCCACCGACCCCTCCGTCTATCTCTCCCCCTTCCTCGACGTGGTGCAGAGCGACGACGTGCCGGCGGCCGCCACCGGCGTCGCCCTCTCCACCGTCCTCAAGGTCCTCAAGCTCGACGTGTTCGACGAGCACACCCCCGGCGCCCGCGACGCCATCCACTCCATCGTCTTCGCCGTCACCAACTGCCGCCTCGAGAACACCGACAGCGCGTCGGAGGACGCCGTCCTCATGCGCGTGCTCCAGGTTCTCACGGCCGTCATGCGCACCCGCGCCTCTGTCCTCCTTACCGACCACGCTGTGTGCACCCTCGTCAACACCTGCTTCCAGGTGGTGCAGCAGTCGGCGCACCGGGGCGACCTCCTGCAGCGGAGCGCCCGCCACGCGATGCACGAGCTCGTCCAGGCCATCTTCGTGCGCCTCCCTGACGTGAGGGTGACGGTGGAGAGGCCGGAGGCGGAGGACGAGGTCGCCACCACCGGCAGCTACGGAGCTCGCTGCATGGTCGACATCTTCCACTTCCTCTGCTCGCTCCTCAACGTGGGCGAGGTCATCGACTACGCCGACAGCGTCGGATCCATCAGCTCCGACGAGGACGTCCAGCTCTTCGCGCTTGTGCTCATCAACTCCACCATCGAACTGGGAGGCGAAGCCATCGGGAAGCACCCCAAGCTTCTCCGGATCATCCAAGACGACCTCTTCCACCACCTCATCCACTACGCCACCCACACGAGCCCGCTCGTCCTCTCCATGATCTGCAGCACCGTTCTCCATCTCTACAACTTCTTGCGACG GTGTCTCAGGCTGCAACTGGAGGCGTTGTTCACCTACGTGATGCTCAGGATTGCAGCAGGAAGCAACGGCGCCCAGCTTCAAGAGGTGGCGGTCGAGGGGATCACCAGCTTCTGCCACCAACCCAACTTCGTCATCGAGACATACGTCAACTACGACTGCGACCCGCTGCGGCACAACGTGCTGGAGGAAGCCGCGAGGTTGCTGTGCAAGATCGCGTTCCCCGTGGGCACCCCCATGTCACCCCTGCAGATCCAGGCCTTCGGCGGCATCGTCACCATCATCACAACCATCGCCGACAACATCGAGGTCGACCAGGCTCCCGACCGCGAGGCCTACAACATCGACGTCTCCGACTATAAGCCCTTCTGGGTCGAGAAGTGCGACAACAGCGACAACTCCGACACGTGGGTGGAGTTCGTCCGGATGAGGAAgctcaagaagaagaagatactgaTCGCGGCAAACCACTACAACCGAGACGACAAGAAAGGGTTGGACTTCTTGAAGTTATCCAAGTTGGTGCCCAGCCCTCCCGAGCCCAAGAGCTTGGCCTACTTCTTCCGCTTCACGCCGGGCTTGGACAAGAACAAGATCGGGGACTTTCTTGGCGATCCCGACGAGTTCAACATCCAAGTGCTGAACGAATTCACCGGCACCTTCGACTTCACCGGCGTCATCCTCGACATCGCCCTCCGTAGCTACCTCGAGACCTTCCGATTGCCAGGGGAGTCGCAGAAGATTCAGAGGATCCTGGAGGCCTTCTCGGACAGGTTCTACGAGCAGCAGTCGTCGGAGATCTTCGCGAGCAAGGACGCCGTGTTCATCCTCTGCTACTCCTTGATCATGCTCAACACCGACCAGCACAATCCGCaggtgaagaagaagatgacggAGGAGGAGTTCATCAGGAACAACAGAGCAATCAATGGAGGGATGGATCTCCCCAGAGACTACCTCTCCGAACTCTTCCATTCCATCTCCACCAACGCCATCACGCTCTTCGGCACCGCTGGCACGCCCACCGAGATGAGCTCCGCCCACTGGGACGACCTCATCAAGAGATCCCGAACGGTGGAGCCCTTCATCACGTGCGACTACAAGCATAAGCTGAGCCGAGAGGTCTTCGTGGCCATCTCAGGGCCTTCGGTGGCCACGCTGGCCGCCATATTCGAGCAAACGGACGACGAGGATATCCTCCACGAGAGCCTCGACGGGTTGATATCCGTGGCGAGGATCGCACGCTACGGACTGGAGGACATCCTCGACGAGCTCCTCTCCTGCTTCTGCAAGCTCACAAACCTTCTGAACCCTTATGCCACGGCAGAGGAGACGCTCCTCACGTTCAGCAACGAGCTGAAGCCAAGAATGGCGACGCTGGCCCTGTTCACCATCGCCAACAAGTTCGGGGAATCCATCCGTGGAGCGTGGAAGAACATGATCGATTGCTTGCTCAAGCTCAAGAGGCTGAAGCTGCTGCCGCAGTCAGTGATCGAACCTGACACCGCTCTGGCCGCCGACTCCAAGGCCCAGACGCACGCCAAGTCAGAGTCGGGCGTCATCTTTCCTGCATCCCATCGCGGGGCCGGGAGCAACCGGTCCGTCTCGGGGCTCATCGGGCGGTTCTCCCAGTTCTTGTCGCTGGACAACAGCAACGACTCCATGATCAGCTTCGGCAGCGAGTTGGAGAACAACCTCAAGATCATTCAGCAGTGCCAGATCGGGGACATATTTAGCAAGAGCTCGAAGCTGCCGGATGAGTCGCTTCAGAATATGGGGAGGGCGCTCATCTTTGCAGCGGCAGGGAAAGGCCAGAAGTTTAGCACCCCTGTGGAAGAGGAAGAGATCGTTGGCTTCTGCTGGGATCTCCTGGTCACCATCGCTTCGGTCAACCTTCACAGGTTCTCTGCATTCTGGCCTCAGTTCCACGAGAGCTTCGCGATCGTTTCCCAGTTCCCCCTCTTCTCGCCTTGCCCTTTCGCCGAGAAGGCCATCGTCGGGCTCTTCAAGATCGCCGTCAAGCTCACTGCGTCCCCGTCTCGCCTCGACAAGCTCCCGGAGGAGCTCATCTTCAAGTCCATCAACCTCATGTGGAAGCTCGACAAGGAGATCCTCGACACCTGCTGCGAGAGCATAGCTGAGTCGACGATGCAAATACTCAACGAGCACGGGAAGAACGTCCAGACCGTCTTCGGTTGGAAGACGCTCCTTCACCTCCTCACCGTCGCCGGCCGGCATCCCGAGACCTTCGATCAAGGGGTGGAAGCCCTGGTCAAGCTGATGAGCGAGGGCACCCACATCACCAGATACAATTACCCGTACTGCATCGAGGCTGCCTTCGGGTTCGCTGCGCTAAAGATCAGCCCTCTGGACAAGAGCTCCAGGATTCTGAGCCTGATGGCTGACACGGTGAATCTGTTGATCCAGTGGCACAAGTCGGGCTACTCCGACCCGGGGAGCACCAACAGCAGCTTATCGGACGACGGCCAGAAGGCCGGTGGTAGCGCCGGCAACCTCGGAGCAAACCTGTTCATGAAGCTCGTGGAGGCGCTGAGGAAGACGAGTCTGGTCCGGCGCGAGGAGATCCGGAACCAAGCGGTGGCGGAGCTGAGGAAATGCTTTGCGGCGGCGGAGGAGCTGGACTTCTCGCCGGCGAACTGCCTCGCGTGCTTCAACCTCGTCATCTTCGCGATGGTAGACGACCTGCACGAGAAGATGCTGGAGTACTCGCGGAGGGAGAACTCGGAGAGGGAGATGAGGAGCATGGAGGGGACGCTGAAGGTGGCCATGGAGATGCTGGTGGAAGTGTACCTGGAGTTCTTGATACCATTGTCGCAGAGCACAGGGTTCAGGTCCTTTTGGCTCGGGATGCTGAGGAGGATGGACACCTGCATGAAGGCCGACCTGGGGGATCACGTCGGGGTGCTGCAGGAGCTGGTTCCGGTCCTGCTGAAGAAGATGATAGTGGAGATGAAGGAGAAGGAGGTGTTGGTGCAGGAAGACGGGAATGAGCTGTGGGATATAACTAATATCCAGATACAGTGGATCGCTCCTTCGGTGAAGGATGAACTGTTCCCCGAGGAATAG